One segment of Anastrepha obliqua isolate idAnaObli1 chromosome 3, idAnaObli1_1.0, whole genome shotgun sequence DNA contains the following:
- the LOC129242400 gene encoding larval cuticle protein 65Ag1-like encodes MKFVITFAFFALFSQTLAVQAPVEHHVEIVRQDADITPENYKYGFETSDGTQHDEEGQLKNVGTDDEAIVVKGSYKYVGDDGVTYEVSYTADENGFQPVGEHLPQA; translated from the coding sequence ATGAAATTCGTCATTACCTTTGCattttttgcgcttttttcGCAAACCTTGGCTGTACAAGCACCAGTAGAACATCACGTCGAAATTGTGCGCCAGGATGCAGATATCACGCCAGAAAACTACAAATATGGTTTCGAGACAAGCGATGGGACTCAACATGATGAAGAGGGCCAGCTGAAAAATGTCGGTACCGACGATGAGGCAATCGTTGTGAAAGGCTCATACAAATACGTTGGCGATGATGGTGTCACCTACGAAGTGAGCTATACGGCCGACGAGAATGGATTCCAGCCAGTGGGTGAACATTTGCCACAAGCTTAA